Below is a genomic region from Catenuloplanes atrovinosus.
CGGCACCGTCGCGGTCGGCAACACCGGCGGCTGGCAGTCCTGGCGCTCCGTCGCCGGCGCGCTCGGCACCGGCGTGACCGGCACCCACACGGTCTTCCTGACGTTCACCAGCGGCCAGCCGGCCGACTTCGTGAACGTCGACTGGCTGCAGTTCGCCCGCTGATCACGGGCACCCGCCGGGACTCGGCCGCAGTGGGCGGCGGCCGGTCCCCACGCCACGACTGTGGGCAGTGGCCGGCCCCGACGGGGTGGCGGGAGCACGTGGAGCGGGGTTGATGGCGGCACCCGGTCGCGCCGATCGGTCAGGATCGGCGAGGCCGGGTGCCGCCCCTTTTTTCGCACCCGGGTTATCTTTCTTCCTCCGGCGGTGTCCGGTCCCGGCCGGCGGCTCCGACGTCTCCCGCGAAACCGTCACCACGGCATGCGAGGAGACCATGATGAAGTACATGATCCTGACGTACGGCACCCAGCTCGACTACGACGAGATGGGTGGCGCGGAGACCGGCCGGCCCGCGTGGACGCCCGAGGAGGCGGCCGCGATGGGCGAGTTCATGGCCGCGTTCACCGCGAAGCTGGCCGAGTCCGGCGAACTGGTCGAGACGCGCGCGCTGGCCGCGCCGGTGCTCACCCGCCGGGTCGCGCCCGACCTGCGGTCCGGGCTCCCGGTCGTCACCGACGGGCCGTACGCGGAGACCCAGGAGGTCCTCGCCGGGTACTGGATCGTCGACGTGGACGGCATCGACCGCGCCACCGAGATCGCCGCCATGCTCAACGACACCCCGGCGCCCGCGCACGTCCGGGCCGGCGCGTACGCGGACGTGCGTCCGCTGATGGACGAGCGCGCCGAGCTTCTCGAGTCGTGATCGCCCCGCTCGGGGACCTGCTGCGCGAGCTGGCGCCGCAGGTCCTCGGCGCGGTGGTCCGCCGGTACGGCCACTTCGACACCGCGGAGGACGCGGTGCAGGAGGCGCTGCTCACCGCGGCCCGGACCTGGCCGGTGCGCGGCCTGCCGGACAACCCTCGCGCCTGGCTGATCACCGTCGCCGCCCGCCGGCTGACCGACCTGCTCCGGGCGGACGAGGCGCGGCGCCGTCGGGAGTGGACGTTCGTGGCGCTCCGCGACGAGCCGGCACCGCGGGACGTGGACGACTCGCTGGTGCTGCTCTTCCTCTGCTGTCACCCGGCGCTGTCCGTACCGGCGCAGCTGTCCCTGACCCTGAAGGCGGTGGGCGGGCTGAGCACGGCCGAGGTGGCCCGCGCGCTGCTGGTGCCGGAGCCGGCGATCGCCCGCCGGATCACCCGCGCCAAGGCCGCGATCCGGGACAGCGGCGCGCCGTTCCGCCCGCCGTCCCGCGCCGAGTGGGACGACCGGCTCGCCGTCGTGCTCCGCGTGCTCTATCTGATCTTCAACGAGGGGTACGCCAGCACCGCCGGCCCATCCCTCCAGCGCGCCGAACTGGCCGCCGAGGCGATCCGCCTCGCCCGGCTCGCGCACCGGCTGCTGCCCACGGACGCCGAGGTCACCGGCCTGCTCGCGCTGATGCTGCTGACCCACGCGCGGCGCGCCGCCCGGACAGCGGCCGACGGCGCGCTGATCCCGATGGACGCACAGGACCGGACGCTGTGGAACGCCGGGGAGATCGCGGAGGGCATCGCGCTGATCACCGCCGCGCTGCCGTCCGGGCCGGTCGGGCCGTACCAGCTCCAGGCCGCGATCGCGGCCGTGCACGACGAGGCGCCGGACGCCGCCGCCACCGACTGGCCGCAGATCGAGGCGCTCTACGGCCTGCTGCTGCGCATCGACGCCTCGCCGGTGGTGCGGCTCAACCACGCGGTCGCGGTCGCCATGGCCCGGGGCCCGGCGGCCGGGCTGGCGCTGCTCGACGACGTGCCCGCGGCCTCCCACCGCTGGTACGCCGCCCGCGCGCACCTGCTGGAGCGGGCCGGCGACCCGGCCGGCGCCCGCGAGGCGTACCTCGCCGCCGCCGCGCGCACCGCGAGTCTGCCGGAACGCCGCTACCTGCGGGAACGCGCGGGCCGGCTGACCGGCGAGTGAAAGCCGGTCCCGGTGGGTAACCTCCTGGTCACCCTCACACGCTGACCATCCGAGGTGGCGACCATGGCCACGGACCGAAACGGGGATCCCGTCCCACCGACCAGCCCCACACCCCCCACGGACGACGACGACCTCGACGAGGTCCGTCGTCGCGCCGCCGAGCGCGCGGGCGAGATCGAGCGTCTCAGCGCGCGCATCGACGACCTGCACGGCCAGATCGAGGCGTACCGCCGGCGGCGCGGCTCATGAGGTGCCCCGGGCCGCGTCCGGCGCCGGACGGTGACGAACCATAATCACCGGCATGAACGCACGGCAGTCGGAGGCGGACGCGCTCTGTGCGGCGCGGGACCTGGTGGCGCTCACCGCGCTGCTGCGCGCGCCCGGCGAGGCGCTCGACGTCGACCTGCGCGGCGCCACGCTGCCGGAGCTGGACTGGTCCGGCTGCCGGTTCGGGGCGGCGCGCTTCGACGACGCGCGGTTCACCGGCGCGGCGCGGTTCGACGGTGCGGAGTTCACCCGGGACGCGGTGTTCGCGCGCGCGGTGTTCGACGGGCCGGCCACGTACCGCCGCGCGCTCTTCGGCGCGGAGGCGGTGTTCGGGCGGGTGCGGTTCCGCGGCCCGGCCGAGTTCGACGGCGCGGTCTTCGGCGGTGCGGCCTGGTTCGGGCGCGGCGAGGACACGCTGTGGGAGGACGACGACGAGGGCTGGGCGTACGTGGAGCGCGCGCGGCAGCAGCCCTGGGACGAGCCGCTCGAGGCGGACCCGCACTGGCCGGTCGCGGTGCTGATCGAGGACTACCAGGACTGGGAGGAGGGCGGCGTCGGCGCGTCGTTCCGCGGCCCGGCCTCGTTCCGGGACGCCCGGTTCCGCGACGCGGCCTGGTTCTACAACGCGCGGTACGCGGCCGGCGCGGACTTCCGGGGCGCGGAGTTCGGCGCGCGCGTCCACCTCGACCATCCGGCGACCGCGCTGGCCGGCGCGTCCTGGCCCGGCGCGGACGCCGCGGTGGCGTACTGGCCGCTCGGCTGGACCGTCACGGACGACGGCGCGCTGGTCGAGGACCCCGGCACGTCGGCGCTGGCGGCGGCCGATTTCGGCGACGTGGCCGACCACGGCCTGCGGCAGCGGGTGATCGACGCGCTGTGCGCGCGGCTGCGCGAGCCGGCCGGCCCGGACGTGGCCACGCGCCGGCTGGTGCAGGCCGCGCTCGCGGACCGGCTGCGCGAGTGGCCGGGCCTGGTGGTGAACCTGTGCGGCGCCGTGCTGTTCGACGTGGACCTGACCGGCTGCCGGGCGGCCTACGCGGACGTGTCGGGGGCGCAGTTCCACGGCACCGCGCGGATCTCCGGCGCGCTGTTCGACCGGATCGCCACCGACCTCGGCGGTGCCCACGGCCGCGCGGTCTTCCACGGCGCGCACGTCTGAGGCGCCGGTGCGCGTCCTGCTCTTGGGGCGCGGCTCCACGCGGCCGCGGGGAGTGGGGTTCAGTCGTGCCAGACCGTGGCGACCTCGGGCGCGACGCGCCGGCCCTGCGCGACCGCGGCCTCCACCACGGCGTCCCAGCGTTCCGTGTCGAAGACGTTGGGGCCGATGGCGGCCATCGCGTCGTCGTCCGGCGCGATCAGCGCGACCCGGGAGCGGCGGCGCAGCGCGTCGATCTCGGCCGCGGGCGCGCCCCGGCCGCGGATCGGGGCGAGCGGCGCCAGCACCACGATGCGCCTGGCGTCGGCGGCCAGGTCCGCGTTGGTGCCGGAGCGCACGCCGCCGTCCATGTAGCGCCCGCCGTTCACCGTGACCGGCGGGAAGATCGCCGGCACCGCGCAGCTCGCGGCCACGGCCCGGTCCAGCGGCACGCCGGAGGCGCGGTCCCAGGCGACCGGGTGCCCGGACGCCGCGTCCACCGCGGTGATCAGCAGGTGCTCCGGCCAGTCGCGCAGCGGCAGCCGCCGGCCGAGCGAGGCCACGTACGGGTCCTCCTCGACCACGTCCGCGGCCAGCGCCAGCTCGCCGACCGCGGCCCGGATCGACGCCGGCTCCATCCGCTCGTCGTTGAGCAGCGTGAACACCGCCGTCCCGCGTTCCCAGTCCGGGCGGAACGGCGGGTCGACGTGGTCCAGCCGGGCCTCGATGCGCGCCGCCTCCTCCGGGTCGAGGCCGGACGCCAGCAGCGCCCCGGCGACCGCACCGGCGGAGGTGCCGACGATGACGTCGGCACCGGTGAGGTCGACGCCGCTCGCACGCAGGCCGATGGTCAGTCCGAGATGCCAGGCGATGCCGGTGAGCCCGCCGGCGCCGAGCACGAGCGCGGAGTCCATGCCTCCATGATTAACACGCCCGGCCGGCGATCGTCAGACCGCCGGTCCGGCGAGCCCGATCAGGTTTCCCTCCGGGTCGGTGACGTGCGCGACGACCAGGTCGCCACCGGGCGTCCGCTCCGGGCCCATGACCCGGGTGCCGCCCAGCGCCACCGCCCGCTCCAGCGCGGCCGGGACGTCCGGCACG
It encodes:
- a CDS encoding YciI family protein, which codes for MKYMILTYGTQLDYDEMGGAETGRPAWTPEEAAAMGEFMAAFTAKLAESGELVETRALAAPVLTRRVAPDLRSGLPVVTDGPYAETQEVLAGYWIVDVDGIDRATEIAAMLNDTPAPAHVRAGAYADVRPLMDERAELLES
- a CDS encoding RNA polymerase sigma factor, which encodes MIAPLGDLLRELAPQVLGAVVRRYGHFDTAEDAVQEALLTAARTWPVRGLPDNPRAWLITVAARRLTDLLRADEARRRREWTFVALRDEPAPRDVDDSLVLLFLCCHPALSVPAQLSLTLKAVGGLSTAEVARALLVPEPAIARRITRAKAAIRDSGAPFRPPSRAEWDDRLAVVLRVLYLIFNEGYASTAGPSLQRAELAAEAIRLARLAHRLLPTDAEVTGLLALMLLTHARRAARTAADGALIPMDAQDRTLWNAGEIAEGIALITAALPSGPVGPYQLQAAIAAVHDEAPDAAATDWPQIEALYGLLLRIDASPVVRLNHAVAVAMARGPAAGLALLDDVPAASHRWYAARAHLLERAGDPAGAREAYLAAAARTASLPERRYLRERAGRLTGE
- a CDS encoding pentapeptide repeat-containing protein, encoding MNARQSEADALCAARDLVALTALLRAPGEALDVDLRGATLPELDWSGCRFGAARFDDARFTGAARFDGAEFTRDAVFARAVFDGPATYRRALFGAEAVFGRVRFRGPAEFDGAVFGGAAWFGRGEDTLWEDDDEGWAYVERARQQPWDEPLEADPHWPVAVLIEDYQDWEEGGVGASFRGPASFRDARFRDAAWFYNARYAAGADFRGAEFGARVHLDHPATALAGASWPGADAAVAYWPLGWTVTDDGALVEDPGTSALAAADFGDVADHGLRQRVIDALCARLREPAGPDVATRRLVQAALADRLREWPGLVVNLCGAVLFDVDLTGCRAAYADVSGAQFHGTARISGALFDRIATDLGGAHGRAVFHGAHV
- a CDS encoding patatin-like phospholipase family protein; translation: MDSALVLGAGGLTGIAWHLGLTIGLRASGVDLTGADVIVGTSAGAVAGALLASGLDPEEAARIEARLDHVDPPFRPDWERGTAVFTLLNDERMEPASIRAAVGELALAADVVEEDPYVASLGRRLPLRDWPEHLLITAVDAASGHPVAWDRASGVPLDRAVAASCAVPAIFPPVTVNGGRYMDGGVRSGTNADLAADARRIVVLAPLAPIRGRGAPAAEIDALRRRSRVALIAPDDDAMAAIGPNVFDTERWDAVVEAAVAQGRRVAPEVATVWHD